In Janthinobacterium sp. J1-1, a single genomic region encodes these proteins:
- a CDS encoding FGGY family carbohydrate kinase, with protein MIIDATVVLDIGKTNAKLTLLDAAGAILAEQRCPNTILDTAPYPHHDTERLWDWLQTTVAAFSQLARITAIVPVTHGATAALVDDAGLVLPILDYESTLPQALAAEYDTLRPAFADTLSPQLPCGLNLGLQLYWLAKTCPQEFSRARHILTYPQYWAWRLSGVAASEVTSLGCHTDLWQPQQGSFSSLVHRMEWTQLFPPLQAAWAPLGPVRANPALPDCQVLCGIHDSNASLLRYLDAEANNQPRTVLSTGTWAIAAAFGASLARLDETADMLANVNALGQPVACMRFMGGREFSVLAGAAPQVCDSADLERLVRQGTLALPCFAESGGPFVGQAGRIVGPAPQTAQEHYALATLYCALMSDYCLDALDAQGTITVEGSFTDNPHFACVLAALRPAQDVAVSTDASGTTCGGWMLHRWGEVPVMEATVAPVMEVDGLTAYRAQWRAHINPTA; from the coding sequence TTGATCATCGACGCCACCGTTGTACTCGATATCGGCAAGACCAATGCCAAGCTGACCTTGCTCGACGCCGCCGGCGCCATCCTGGCCGAACAGCGCTGCCCGAACACCATACTCGACACGGCACCGTATCCGCACCACGATACGGAGCGGCTGTGGGACTGGCTGCAAACCACCGTGGCCGCCTTTTCACAGTTGGCCCGCATTACCGCCATTGTCCCCGTCACGCACGGCGCCACGGCGGCGCTGGTCGACGATGCGGGGCTGGTGCTGCCCATCCTCGACTATGAATCGACCTTGCCGCAGGCGCTGGCGGCGGAGTACGACACGCTGCGTCCCGCGTTTGCCGACACCCTGTCGCCGCAACTGCCGTGCGGCCTGAACCTGGGCTTGCAGCTGTACTGGCTGGCGAAAACGTGTCCGCAGGAATTTTCCCGCGCGCGCCATATCCTGACGTACCCGCAATACTGGGCCTGGAGATTGTCGGGCGTGGCCGCCAGCGAAGTGACCTCCCTCGGTTGCCATACGGATTTGTGGCAGCCGCAGCAAGGGTCGTTTTCTTCGCTGGTGCATCGCATGGAATGGACGCAGCTGTTTCCACCGTTGCAAGCGGCGTGGGCTCCGCTGGGGCCGGTGCGAGCCAACCCCGCGCTGCCCGACTGCCAGGTACTGTGCGGCATCCATGACAGCAATGCCTCGCTGCTGCGCTATCTGGATGCGGAGGCAAATAACCAGCCGCGCACGGTGCTGTCGACCGGCACCTGGGCGATTGCCGCCGCGTTTGGCGCTTCCCTGGCCCGGCTCGATGAAACGGCCGACATGTTGGCCAATGTCAATGCGCTTGGCCAACCCGTGGCCTGCATGCGCTTTATGGGCGGACGCGAGTTTTCCGTACTGGCGGGAGCGGCGCCGCAGGTGTGCGATAGCGCCGATCTCGAGCGGCTGGTCAGGCAGGGCACGCTGGCGCTGCCGTGTTTTGCCGAGTCCGGCGGACCTTTCGTGGGGCAGGCGGGCCGCATCGTCGGGCCGGCACCGCAAACGGCGCAGGAACATTATGCGCTGGCCACCCTGTATTGCGCGCTGATGAGCGATTATTGCCTCGACGCCCTGGATGCGCAGGGCACGATCACCGTGGAAGGCAGCTTTACCGACAATCCCCATTTTGCCTGCGTGCTGGCGGCGTTAAGGCCAGCGCAGGACGTGGCCGTATCGACCGACGCCAGCGGCACCACCTGTGGCGGGTGGATGTTGCATCGCTGGGGTGAGGTGCCGGTGATGGAGGCGACGGTGGCGCCAGTAATGGAAGTGGATGGTTTGACCGCGTACCGTGCGCAGTGGCGGGCGCACATTAACCCAACGGCGTAA
- a CDS encoding ABC transporter permease yields the protein MHYLKQREVQLALLIVLLAGAVGLRAPVFLTPGSLANLLTDSTLLIMLALTQMFVIVTRGIDLSVASNLALSGMMAALLAVNYPELPLVLVMLVAVVIGLLLGLVNGYLIGYLDLPPIVVTLGTMSVYRGLVFVLSGGAWVSSHQMPANFIAFPLSHLFGITHLVWIAAATIIATWLLARYTRFGRDLYAIGNQPLAARYVGISTARRLFWTYGLSGMMAGLCGYLWVARYAVAYSEIAYGFEFTVIAACVIGGISIAGGAGTVAGAVLGALFLSVINNALPIIKVSPFWQSALTGIVILTAVLINARGNKKAGRQILPLAMLQPSSRSAA from the coding sequence ATGCACTACCTGAAACAACGCGAAGTCCAGCTGGCGCTGCTGATCGTGCTGCTGGCCGGCGCCGTGGGCCTGCGCGCGCCCGTCTTTTTGACGCCGGGCAGCCTGGCCAACCTGCTGACCGACAGCACCTTGTTGATCATGCTGGCGCTGACGCAGATGTTCGTCATCGTCACGCGCGGCATCGATCTGTCCGTGGCGTCCAACCTGGCCCTGTCCGGCATGATGGCGGCGCTGCTGGCCGTCAATTATCCCGAGCTGCCCCTGGTGCTGGTGATGCTGGTGGCGGTGGTCATCGGCCTGCTGCTGGGCCTGGTCAACGGCTATCTGATCGGCTACCTGGACCTGCCGCCCATCGTCGTGACGTTGGGCACCATGAGCGTGTACCGCGGCCTGGTGTTCGTCTTGTCCGGCGGCGCCTGGGTCTCGTCGCACCAGATGCCGGCCAACTTTATCGCCTTTCCATTGAGCCATTTGTTCGGCATCACGCACCTGGTGTGGATCGCGGCCGCCACCATCATCGCCACCTGGCTGCTGGCGCGCTACACCCGTTTCGGACGCGACCTGTATGCGATCGGCAACCAGCCGCTGGCGGCCCGCTATGTCGGCATCTCGACGGCGCGCCGGCTGTTCTGGACCTATGGCCTGTCGGGCATGATGGCCGGCCTGTGCGGCTATCTGTGGGTGGCCCGTTATGCGGTCGCGTATTCGGAAATTGCCTATGGTTTTGAATTTACCGTGATCGCCGCCTGCGTGATCGGTGGCATCAGCATCGCCGGCGGCGCTGGCACGGTGGCCGGCGCGGTACTGGGCGCGCTGTTCCTGTCCGTGATCAACAACGCCTTGCCGATCATCAAGGTCTCTCCATTCTGGCAGAGCGCGCTGACGGGCATCGTGATCCTGACGGCCGTCCTGATCAATGCACGCGGCAATAAAAAGGCCGGGCGCCAGATCCTGCCGCTGGCCATGCTGCAACCCTCATCAAGGAGCGCCGCGTGA
- a CDS encoding BON domain-containing protein: MQTSKLFNTLVAAIVLSGASITASHAADSAPKAQAPADTVVAANAAAAVPDETITSSAKAALGADAQAATLPVNVATQQGVVVLSGDVPSAEAGDRIVQIVASVSGVKEIKNELKVKAAG; the protein is encoded by the coding sequence ATGCAAACATCGAAACTGTTCAATACCCTGGTTGCCGCTATCGTACTGTCGGGCGCCTCGATCACCGCTTCGCATGCCGCTGACTCCGCACCAAAAGCACAAGCTCCTGCTGACACCGTCGTAGCCGCCAACGCTGCTGCCGCAGTCCCTGATGAAACCATCACCTCGTCGGCCAAGGCCGCCCTGGGCGCCGATGCCCAAGCCGCTACCCTGCCGGTGAACGTGGCAACGCAACAAGGCGTCGTGGTCCTGTCGGGCGACGTGCCAAGCGCCGAAGCCGGCGACCGCATCGTGCAGATCGTCGCTTCCGTAAGCGGCGTGAAAGAAATCAAGAACGAACTGAAAGTCAAAGCCGCCGGCTAA
- the rhaM gene encoding L-rhamnose mutarotase, whose translation MEQIAFRMQLKPGNAVEYQRRHDAIWPELAALLHESGVRDYSIFLDEATGALFAVLRRMDGHAMAALPQHPVMRRWWDHMADLMETQADASPVAVPLAPVFHLA comes from the coding sequence ATGGAACAAATCGCTTTCAGAATGCAGCTCAAACCCGGCAATGCCGTGGAATATCAACGCCGCCACGACGCCATCTGGCCCGAGCTGGCGGCCTTGCTGCACGAGTCCGGCGTACGCGACTACAGCATCTTTCTGGACGAGGCCACCGGCGCGCTGTTCGCCGTGCTGCGCCGCATGGATGGCCACGCGATGGCGGCGCTGCCGCAACATCCGGTCATGCGCCGCTGGTGGGACCATATGGCCGACCTGATGGAGACGCAGGCGGACGCGTCGCCCGTCGCCGTGCCGCTGGCCCCCGTGTTTCATCTCGCCTGA
- a CDS encoding sugar ABC transporter ATP-binding protein — translation MSQNPPISQMDAPVLRLHGICKHFHGVTALKDVALTVRAGEVMALIGENGAGKSTLVKTLTGIYQPDAGHIEVNGQRVLFASPQDAMDAGITAVHQETVMFDELTVAENIYIGRQPQTGYPARIDWALMASQAEAIFARLEVQLPVLARVKDLSVAQRHFVEIARALSQDARVVIMDEPTASLSQREIHELYRIIGQLRAAGTAVIFISHKFDEIFAVADSYTVLRDGHFVAAGQLADISEPQLVSLMVGRAIHQVFPKVEVALGATLLEVSQFCHPTEFRDISFSVQQGEIVGFYGLVGAGRSEVMQALFGLTQGVTGKVKIAGKEVAIRSASDAIKHGIAYVPEDRQHQGAHLSLSIVQNITLPILDGIGFFLRSKRSRETAIARQFSEQLELKAHHFTQMVSELSGGNQQKVVLAKWLATKPKVIILDEPTKGIDIGSKAAVHRFISELVTQGLSVILVSSELPEVLGMADRVVVMHQGHINCVLPRAQATPEKVVAAASGSAHTNEELICTT, via the coding sequence ATGTCACAGAATCCCCCAATTTCGCAGATGGACGCGCCGGTATTGCGCCTGCACGGCATCTGCAAGCATTTCCATGGCGTCACCGCGCTGAAAGACGTGGCGCTGACGGTGCGCGCCGGTGAAGTGATGGCGCTGATCGGCGAGAACGGCGCCGGCAAGTCGACCCTGGTCAAGACGCTGACCGGCATTTATCAACCGGACGCCGGCCATATCGAAGTGAACGGCCAGCGCGTGCTGTTTGCCAGCCCGCAAGACGCAATGGATGCCGGCATTACCGCCGTGCACCAGGAAACCGTGATGTTCGACGAACTGACGGTGGCCGAAAACATCTATATCGGGCGCCAGCCGCAGACCGGCTATCCGGCCCGCATCGACTGGGCGCTGATGGCCAGCCAGGCCGAAGCGATCTTCGCGCGGCTGGAAGTGCAGCTGCCGGTCCTGGCCAGGGTCAAGGACCTGAGCGTGGCGCAGCGCCATTTTGTGGAGATCGCCCGCGCCCTGTCGCAGGACGCGCGCGTGGTGATCATGGACGAGCCGACGGCCTCGCTGTCGCAGCGCGAAATCCACGAGCTGTACCGCATCATCGGCCAGCTGCGCGCGGCCGGCACGGCGGTCATTTTCATCTCGCACAAATTCGATGAAATCTTCGCCGTCGCCGACAGCTATACGGTGCTGCGCGACGGCCATTTTGTCGCCGCCGGCCAGCTGGCCGACATCAGCGAACCGCAGCTGGTGTCGCTGATGGTGGGGCGCGCGATTCACCAGGTATTTCCCAAGGTCGAGGTAGCGCTGGGAGCGACCCTGCTGGAAGTGTCGCAGTTCTGTCATCCGACCGAATTTCGCGATATCAGTTTTTCGGTGCAGCAGGGAGAGATCGTCGGCTTCTACGGCCTGGTGGGCGCCGGCCGCTCCGAGGTGATGCAGGCGCTGTTCGGCCTCACGCAGGGCGTGACCGGTAAAGTCAAAATTGCCGGCAAGGAAGTGGCGATCCGCAGCGCCAGCGACGCCATCAAACACGGCATCGCCTATGTGCCGGAAGACCGCCAGCACCAGGGCGCGCACCTGTCGCTGTCCATCGTGCAGAACATTACCTTGCCGATCCTGGACGGCATCGGCTTTTTCCTGCGCAGCAAGCGTTCGCGTGAAACGGCGATTGCGCGCCAGTTCAGCGAACAGCTGGAACTGAAGGCGCACCACTTCACGCAGATGGTGTCGGAACTGTCGGGTGGCAACCAGCAGAAAGTGGTGCTGGCCAAATGGCTGGCCACCAAACCCAAGGTCATCATTCTCGATGAGCCGACCAAGGGCATCGATATCGGCTCGAAGGCGGCCGTGCACCGTTTTATCAGCGAGCTGGTGACGCAAGGCCTGTCGGTGATCCTGGTGTCGTCGGAATTGCCGGAAGTACTCGGCATGGCCGACCGCGTGGTGGTGATGCACCAGGGCCATATCAATTGCGTGTTGCCCCGCGCCCAGGCGACGCCGGAAAAAGTGGTCGCCGCCGCGTCCGGCAGCGCGCATACCAACGAGGAACTCATATGCACTACCTGA
- a CDS encoding ABC transporter permease — MNDTSLPKAPGSRYTILDRKAPRLSHYLAHWEALLALLLVAVFIGNSVFLPNFFDAYNLADSTFNFSEKALIALPMALLIICREIDISVSGTLALSSVAMGFAHHHGVPPEGLLFVALAMGAVCGSLNGVLVTRFALPSIVVTIGTVALFRGLASVILGDQAYTGYPQLLIDWGQGYFFDIIPRPFVILLAFAMLFAVLLHATSWGRRIFAIGCNPMAARFSGVAVDRYRFALFVLTGAMAGLAAYLLTGRIGSTRPNIAMGWELEVITMVILGGVSIAGGKGTIGGVMLAVLLLGMVTYGLALLNIPGVIMTIVVGILLLITIALPRLLNRKSTKK; from the coding sequence ATGAACGATACATCACTGCCCAAAGCGCCCGGTTCGCGCTATACCATCCTCGACCGCAAGGCGCCGCGGCTGTCGCATTACCTGGCGCACTGGGAAGCGCTGCTGGCGCTGCTGCTGGTCGCCGTCTTCATCGGCAACAGCGTGTTCCTGCCGAACTTTTTCGATGCCTATAATCTCGCCGACAGCACCTTCAATTTCAGCGAAAAAGCCCTGATCGCGCTGCCGATGGCCTTGCTGATCATCTGCCGCGAAATCGATATTTCCGTCTCCGGCACCTTGGCGCTGTCGTCGGTGGCGATGGGTTTTGCGCACCACCATGGCGTGCCGCCGGAAGGCCTGTTGTTCGTGGCGCTGGCCATGGGCGCCGTCTGCGGCAGCCTGAACGGCGTGCTGGTGACGCGCTTTGCCTTGCCGTCCATCGTCGTGACGATCGGCACGGTGGCGCTGTTTCGCGGCCTGGCCAGCGTGATCCTGGGCGACCAGGCCTACACCGGCTATCCGCAACTGCTGATCGACTGGGGCCAGGGCTATTTCTTCGACATCATTCCCCGCCCGTTCGTGATCCTGCTGGCCTTCGCCATGCTGTTTGCCGTGCTGCTGCATGCGACCAGCTGGGGCCGGCGCATCTTTGCCATCGGCTGCAACCCGATGGCCGCGCGTTTCTCGGGCGTGGCGGTGGACCGCTACCGCTTTGCCCTGTTCGTGCTGACGGGCGCCATGGCCGGCCTGGCGGCGTACCTGCTGACGGGACGCATCGGCAGTACGCGGCCGAATATCGCCATGGGCTGGGAACTGGAAGTGATCACCATGGTGATTCTGGGCGGCGTGAGCATTGCCGGCGGCAAGGGTACGATCGGCGGCGTGATGCTGGCCGTGCTGCTGCTGGGCATGGTCACCTACGGCCTGGCGCTGCTCAATATTCCCGGCGTCATCATGACGATCGTGGTCGGCATTTTGCTGCTGATTACGATTGCCCTGCCACGCCTGCTGAACCGCAAATCGACGAAAAAATAA